The following proteins come from a genomic window of Athalia rosae chromosome 1, iyAthRosa1.1, whole genome shotgun sequence:
- the LOC105687068 gene encoding eukaryotic translation initiation factor 4 gamma 3-like isoform X5, translating to MIGSDVNFHVPGQNYGGQPGGQVGGGGGSVGVPGGRGPPPLGSIQSIGQSATGIPQGGQTGAQQAPPQSQTPGVQSQQPQGPPPTTTPPVHTPSPQDMGKPAHLQAQPSSLQQNIYVTNQTRPTPQVYYPTGARQQAPRGLSHRAGQGSGGAQVVGMQAVGAGGGQPTAMYQHPAGLPPALYMPGQVPLHASHVGPHQQSVYMNNQMQSVQVLFSGPPPRHHGHQSQPLYPAYQPTILAPNVYGYPSGPATQHTGYYLTPPGPQINLSRAGSGAVSGGAQHVGSPLAGGQGATIVQQGGIQQPSQQPQPMQQIPLALGQTEVYQGHNGGAQNAANSSTNPRKPRRKQAIIDIVDPKTGKNISDEIYDDDAATQSGDSSNRATPQPQNCGMDMIADFLARVTKAAYEVSDSDSPAPASAPETPTSQNASQTLPNIKIQTNPEIDNNSLCNTGPTTPTQSIPSVQPFSSQSLVSSNTAVQVDSCPTKPKEHKPLQLSVKEFQPRSEIKIVAEEPQPIPVVINQEIISSQLPAPAPIPVPEPEPVASVLPSSISQTSNIPTTIASSTIVPTDVPSSAVISANSNPVPSKDDFPTLECKAPLSSPARRKPHNQGQSQPIAQPASEVPPSAPKEPKERKLSERNLNSRGTTPTPIQNQLDHQQTKPNGDTIGEKIEKHDAEPISKNDQQQQRLVDGKATQKQKTKRGQLKNRDLNRKGAEKEGTDMDAFVNAAVPSAKSETKQPEPVKQETKESSDLNDTEIESAKDIEDEENIESKKEAEATLTLKIEQTTPEAPGENTPIQTPTTEKLPSVIPNNKESSKETTPTIEESCNIQESCKMPVKTVSADVVDHVTVANDIELESAIVAQKNEENAKVSALHAPSEEQQVTTPVIEKQNENKVPEENDATPKGPQPLKYDYKDDQWSPLNTEGKKVYDRDFLIKLQHDPNSKIKPLNLPDLEVVLKENSRSRGPIDQRQFKDTLGLGRHESLFPGFVKSSQSARGSLASKRSSQQSNKPKSGNKPALIHVSLSLREDVKLRETENAWKPGRLKAEDISEEEAKTQALYKRVRGVLNKLTPQKFDTLVNQVRALKIDSQERLQGVIDLVFEKAVDEPSFSVAYALMCKELGMKEVSAPDGKSASNDKGSNFRKLILTRCQMEFEKNTAAENARVLKMKEIESCTDPEKKKELQLAWVEEERRIRVKSVGNIRFIGELFKLGMLTSRIMQACIRNLLDLNDEESLECLCKLLSTVGKDLESKNQESMQNLDLCFKQMQDIVNRKVPGKVSSRVRFMLQDVIELRANKWVPRRDDSNPKTMDQIQKEAETERLDSHLNNTPLNTPRKDDRNNDRKRNRGGGSTEEGWSLPIRSNRQQYSVEAAKLKTKPPPNDSIQLGNKKMYLWQNASIEPPKTITPNKFAMLENMSSEQERRSERSGPPLSGSRSTGPRDFGRSDYKSSFDGRHSRNGSQQLSSRSSSRDSSLHDSSRSQSMSMPPPQPKKSITPPAPAIVPNKPASSMSEEQLAKKVGNIIDEYLSNTNIANAALEVSETFDNSTFASFVREVHNVVIEKSAVARKLVGQLLTHLLTKNILPLSLYLAGLREVLDTAEDLVIDIPKIWVYLAELIWQPLAEGVHPFSELKSSMASLKSKGLAGKLMGELMIMLVREKTPKWIMDKWTQAGLDWSDFLRENEPVNDYLKKYKLEFMLGDNNSSFGSLVGQQSWEQIHERLRSLMANEKENSFDNICSWISANVGERAREPQFIRILMTAILEVSIEPYNDTWKFVIDKFKNLEALISRHIDGNAKVLELQCIIAVQEYINKLEHPSGVLLKIIETLWVDSIVSYDAFIAWESDKDLTPIPGKSVALMALTSFFTSLKEVEDESSDEA from the exons GATCAGACGTGAACTTTCATGTGCCTGGACAGAACTACGGAGGTCAACCTGGTGGTCAGGttggtgggggtgggggtagCGTAGGTGTACCCGGAGGTAGAGGGCCCCCGCCACTTGGAAGTATACAGAGCATCGGACAATCTGCAACGGGTATACCCCAAGGAGGTCAAACAGGGGCGCAGCAGGCTCCTCCACAGTCGCAAACACCCGGAGTACAGTCTCAGCAACCTCAGGGACCACCCCCTACGACTACACCTCCGGTTCACACGCCATCACCTCAAGACATGGGCAAACCAGCTCATTTGCAGGCGCAACCGTCATCCCTGCaacaaaatatttatgtaaCAAATCAAACGAGACCAACGCCacag GTTTACTACCCAACGGGAGCGAGGCAACAAGCACCAAGAGGTCTTAGTCACAGAGCAGGTCAGGGAAGCGGTGGAGCACAAGTCGTAGGCATGCAAGCGGTAGGCGCGGGTGGGGGCCAACCAACGGCTATGTATCAGCACCCTGCTGGTTTGCCACCTGCACTGTACATGCCAGGCCAGGTGCCTTTGCATGCTTCACACGTTGGCCCCCACCAACAGTCTGTTTATATGAACAATCAGATGCAGTCCGTTCAGGTATTA TTTTCGGGTCCACCACCACGACATCACGGTCATCAAAGTCAACCTTTGTATCCAGCTTATCAACCCACTATCCTGGCGCCAAATGTCTATGGATATCCATCTGGTCCCGCAACGCAACATACCGGAT ACTACTTGACGCCACCAGGTCCTCAAATTAATTTGAGTAGAGCAGGATCAGGAGCAGTTAGTGGAGGGGCTCAACATGTTGGAAGTCCGCTGGCTGGGGGTCAAGGAGCTACCATTGTTCAGCAAGGTGGTATCCAACAGCCTTCTCAGCAGCCTCAGCCAATGCAACAGATACCTTTAGCTTTGGGGCAAACTG AAGTTTACCAAGGCCACAATGGTGGTGCACAGAATGCAGCGAACAGTTCTACCAATCCTAGAAAACCGAGAAGAAAGCAAGCTATTATAGATATCGTGGATCCcaaaacaggaaaaaatatTAGTGATGAGATCTACGATGACGATGCTGCAACTCAAAGTGGTGATTCTAGTAATAGAGCAACCCCCCAGCCACAG AATTGCGGTATGGATATGATAGCCGACTTTTTGGCTCGGGTTACAAAAGCCGCGTATGAAGTATCAGACTCCGATTCACCAGCCCCGGCTAGCGCGCCGGAAACTCCCACTTCTCAAAATGCCTCTCAAACCTTACCCAAtatcaaaattcaaacaaatcCAGAGATCGATAATAACAGTCTATGTAATACTGGTCCTACAACGCCAACGCAAAGTATACCTAGCGTTCAACCCTTTAGTAGTCAATCCTTAGTTTCTTCTAATACCGCGGTTCAAGTTGATTCGTGTCCCACCAAACCAAAGGAACATAAACCACTTCAACTATCTGTCAAAGAGTTTCAACCgagaagcgaaataaaaatcgtagcCGAGGAACCCCAACCAATCCCAGTTGTTATCAACcaagaaattatttcttcacaGTTGCCCGCACCTGCTCCCATCCCTGTTCCTGAACCAGAGCCAGTCGCTTCTGTTCTTCCTTCGAGtatctctcaaacttcaaatatCCCTACGACGATTGCAAGCTCAACCATCGTACCCACCGATGTCCCTAGCAGTGCTGTTATATCGGCAAATTCCAATCCTGTACCTTCCAAAGACGATTTCCCCACATTAGAATGCAAGGCTCCCTTAAGTTCTCCGGCGCGCCGTAAGCCTCATAATCAAGGACAGTCTCAACCCATCGCACAGCCTGCTTCCGAAGTACCTCCTTCAGCACCAAAGGAACCAAAGGAGCGGAAGTTAAGCGAGAGGAACCTCAACTCTAGGGGTACCACGCCAACTCCGATACAGAATCAGTTGGATCATCAACAAACAAAACCCAATGGAGACACTATAGgtgaaaagattgaaaaacatGACGCAGAACCAATCTCCAAAAATGATCAACAGCAACAAAGGCTCGTGGATG GTAAAGCCACACAGAAGCAAAAGACTAAGCGAGGGCAGCTCAAAAATAGGGACCTCAATCGTAAAGGTGCTGAAAAAGAGGGCACCGATATGGATGCATTTGTGAATGCTGCCGTGCCCTCTGCAAAATCTGAAACTAAACAACCGGAGCCAGTAAAGCAAGAAACTAAAGAATCTTCGGATCTGAATGATACAGAAATAGAATCTGCTAAGGATATCgaggatgaagaaaatatcgaatcTAAAAAGGAGGCTGAAGCAACGCTCACCTTGAAGATCGAACAAACTACTCCGGAAGCTCCAGGAGAAAACACTCCAATTCAGACGCCGACAACAGAAAAGCTGCCATCGGTTATTCCAAATAACAAAGAATCTTCAAAGGAAACAACTCCCACGATAGAAGAAAGTTGTAATATTCAAGAATCTTGCAAAATGCCTGTCAAAACTGTTAGCGCTGACGTAGTAGACCATGTCACGGTTGCCAATGACATCGAACTGGAATCGGCGATAGTGgcacaaaaaaacgaagaaaatgctAAAGTCTCCGCTTTACATGCACCCAGCGAAGAACAGCAAGTTACCACGCCAgtgatagaaaaacaaaatgaaaacaagGTACCTGAAGAAAATGATGCCACTCCAAAAGGACCTCAGCCTCTCAAATATGATTATAAAGATGATCAATGGAGTCCGTTAAATACAGAAGGAAAGAAAGTCTATGATCGCGACTTTTTGATAAAGCTTCAACATGATCCAAACAGCAAAATTAAGCCATTAAATCTCCCTGATCTAGAAGTTGTTCTCAAAGAAAACTCTAGGAGTCGTGGTCCTATCGACCAGAGGCAATTCAAAGATACACTGGGTCTAGGCAGGCACGAATCGTTGTTCCCTGGATTTGTAAAATCATCACAAAGTGCTCGAGGGTCTCTAGCTTCAAAACGGAGTAGTCAACAAAGCAACAAACCAAAAAGTGGCAACAAACCAGCTCTTATTCACGTTTCTCTATCTCTAAGAGAAGAtgtaaaattgagagaaacagaaaatgcATGGAAACCTGGCCGGCTCAAGGCTGAGGACATTAGTGAAGAGGAAGCCAAAACCCAAGCTCTTTACAAGAGAGTGCGAGGAGTGTTGAACAAATTGACGCCGCAAAAGTTTGACACATTAGTCAACCAAGTTAGAGCTCTGAAAATTGATTCGCAAGAAAGGCTGCAAGGTGTCATTGACCTGGTATTTGAAAAG GCAGTTGACGAGCCCAGCTTCTCAGTAGCGTATGCTCTTATGTGCAAAGAACTCGGAATGAAGGAAGTGAGTGCTCCGGACGGTAAATCCGCGTCGAATGATAAGGGTAGCAACTTTAGAAAACTAATTCTAACTCGATGTCAAatggaattcgaaaaaaatactgCTGCCGAAAATGCCAGAGTTCTAAAAATGAAGGAGATTGAATCATGCACTGATCCC gagaagaaaaaggaactgCAGTTGGCTTGggtagaagaagagagaagaattcGTGTTAAATCTGTTGGTAATATTAG ATTTATAGGAGAACTTTTCAAGCTAGGGATGCTCACTTCTAGGATCATGCAAGCGTGCATACGTAACTTGCTCGATCTCAATGACGAGGAGAGTCTAGAATGTTTATGCAAGCTACTTAGTACAGTTGGAAAAGACTTGGAATCCAAGAATCAG GAATCTATGCAGAACCTGGACCTATGTTTCAAACAAATGCAGGACATCGTCAATCGCAAAGTCCCGGGTAAAGTCAGTTCAAGGGTACGATTTATGTTACAAGATGTGATAGAATTGAGAGCAAACAAGTGGGTACCAAGGAGAGATGACAGCAATCCCAAAACAATGGATCAAATTCAGAAAGAAGCTGAAACAGAACGTCTGGATTCGCATTTGAATAACACTCCATTGAACACACCAAGGAAAGATGACAGAAACAATGATAGAAAACGAAATC GTGGCGGTGGCTCTACCGAAGAAGGTTGGAGCCTTCCGATTAGGAGTAATCGACAACAGTATTCCGTCGAAGCCGCTAAGCTCAAAACCAAACCG CCTCCTAACGACAGTATCCAATTAGGTAATAAAAAGATGTATCTATGGCAGAACGCTTCTATTGAACCCCCAAAAACTATTACACCAAACAAATTCGCCATGTTGGAAAATATGTCCAGTGAACAAGAAAGACGTTCCGAACGATCAGGACCGCCACTCTCTGG CTCGAGGTCTACTGGTCCAAGAGATTTTGGTCGTTCGGATTACAAATCGTCATTTG aTGGCAGACATTCTCGGAATGGTAGCCAACAATTGAGCAGCAGGTCCTCGAGTCGGGATAGTTCGCTGCACGACAGTTCACGAAGTCAAAGTATGTCTATGCCTCCACCCCAACCGAAAAAATCTATCACTCCACCAGCACCTGCGATTGTCCCTAACAAACCAGCGTCGTCTATGTCTGAGGAACAGTTGGCtaaaaaagttggaaatattATAGATGAATATCTTTCAAATACAAATATTGCG AACGCAGCACTAGAGGTTAGTGAAACTTTCGACAATTCAACATTTGCAAGCTTCGTACGTGAGGTTCATAACGTAGTTATTGAGAAATCGGCAGTGGCCCGAAAGCTAGTGGGTCAACTCTTGACTCATCTCCTCACCAAGAACATTTTGCCATTGTCTCTCTATCTTGCTGG tcttagAGAAGTGTTGGACACAGCCGAGGATCTAGTGATTGATATTCCTAAGATTTGGGTCTACTTGGCAGAACTGATTT GGCAACCACTGGCAGAAGGTGTGCATCCCTTCTCGGAACTGAAGTCTTCAATGGCTTCTTTGAAAAGCAAAGGTCTGGCAGGGAAGTTGATGGGCGAATTAATGATCATGCTCGTTCGGGAAAAGACGCCGAAATGGATCATGGATAAATGGACCCAGGCTGGTCTTGATTGGAGCGACTTTTTACGAGAAAATGAGCCCGTCAATGACTATCtgaaaaaatac aaattggAGTTCATGTTGGGAGACAACAACAGTAGTTTTGGCAGCTTAGTGGGACAGCAAAGTTGGGAACAAATTCATGAGCGTCTCCGCAGTCTTATGGccaatgaaaaggaaaattccTTTGATAACATCTGCAGTTGGATTTCT GCAAATGTAGGCGAAAGAGCACGTGAACCTCAATTTATTAGGATCTTAATGACTGCAATTTTAGAAGTATCCATCG AACCGTATAATGATACATGGAAATTTGTAATCGACAAGTTCAAAAATTTAGAAGCTCTAATTTCTCGGCATATCGATGGCAATGCCAAGGTCTTGGAATTACAGTGCATCATCGCGGTTcaagaatatataaataaacttGAACATCCGTCAG GTgtacttttgaaaataattgaaacgctCTGGGTCGACAGCATAGTCTCATACGACGCTTTCATTGCATGGGAAAGCGATAAAGATCTCACGCCAATACCAGGCAAATCAGTTGCTCTAATGGCTTTGACGTCGTTCTTTACTTCACTGAAAGAAGTTGAAGACGAATCCAGCGATGAAGCGTGA